A single uncultured Methanobrevibacter sp. DNA region contains:
- a CDS encoding DUF106 domain-containing protein gives MAFTDPIFQALNVVFDPILSMDPNPANPALTVLIIAFIVSLITTIANKYLVDQDELNEQQAKMKAFQNELREAQKKGDGKKIAELQAKQGEMMGDQTAMMSNQFKPMIVTFVPIILIFFWMRSSAIHNLVVILPTTVYWVTLTPLWHAIGSVIYGGKATIPYGIGWLLWYMICTFGMSQILRKFLGFKQGF, from the coding sequence ATGGCTTTCACAGACCCAATTTTTCAAGCATTGAATGTTGTTTTTGATCCAATTTTATCTATGGATCCAAATCCAGCAAATCCGGCTTTAACAGTTTTAATAATTGCATTTATAGTATCATTGATTACTACTATTGCAAATAAATATTTAGTTGATCAAGATGAATTAAATGAACAGCAAGCTAAAATGAAAGCTTTCCAAAATGAACTCAGAGAAGCTCAAAAGAAAGGGGACGGCAAAAAGATTGCAGAACTCCAAGCTAAACAGGGCGAAATGATGGGAGACCAAACTGCAATGATGTCCAATCAGTTCAAACCAATGATTGTAACTTTTGTCCCGATTATTTTAATATTCTTCTGGATGAGATCTTCTGCAATTCATAATTTGGTTGTAATATTGCCAACTACTGTCTATTGGGTTACTTTAACTCCATTGTGGCATGCTATCGGTAGTGTTATCTATGGTGGTAAAGCTACTATTCCATACGGTATCGGTTGGTTATTATGGTATATGATTTGTACTTTCGGTATGAGTCAGATATTAAGAAAATTCTTAGGATTTAAACAAGGGTTCTAA
- a CDS encoding adenylate kinase encodes MKLVVLTGIPGSGSSTLLGKALDKVDYVHLNYGDIMTEIAIKENIVQDRDALRKLSAEIQKEIQAKAAKEIKERSEKDNVIVDTHCTINTPSGFLPGLPIWVLEELKPDQFILIEADPDEIIFRRLNDDTRVRDTQKAKEIQLHQEMNRATSMAYATLTGATVKILRNPDNHLDSSVAKLVDVLNL; translated from the coding sequence ATGAAATTAGTAGTATTAACAGGGATTCCAGGTTCTGGAAGTTCAACTTTACTTGGTAAAGCTTTAGATAAAGTAGATTATGTTCACTTAAACTACGGTGACATAATGACTGAAATTGCTATCAAAGAAAACATTGTTCAAGATAGGGATGCTTTAAGAAAATTATCCGCAGAAATTCAAAAGGAAATTCAAGCTAAAGCAGCTAAAGAAATTAAAGAAAGATCCGAAAAAGATAATGTTATTGTAGATACTCACTGTACCATCAATACTCCATCTGGTTTCTTACCAGGACTTCCAATTTGGGTTTTAGAAGAATTAAAACCTGATCAATTTATCTTAATTGAAGCAGATCCGGACGAAATCATTTTCAGAAGATTAAATGATGATACTCGTGTCAGAGATACTCAAAAAGCAAAAGAGATTCAATTACATCAAGAAATGAACAGAGCTACTTCTATGGCGTATGCTACATTAACAGGAGCTACTGTTAAAATCTTACGTAATCCTGATAATCATTTAGATTCTTCAGTTGCTAAATTAGTAGATGTATTAAATTTATAG